In Streptomyces sp. NBC_00878, a single window of DNA contains:
- a CDS encoding DEAD/DEAH box helicase, translating into MTVPGAPDPLDRLHPGLIHHIVNSLGWQGLRPLQEESITPLLDGSDAVLLAPTAGGKTEAAAFPLLSRMAQENWTGTSVLYVCPLKALLNNLLPRLETYTSWLGRTAALWHGDVGQSRRKLILRERPDVLLTTPESLEAMLVSVNVDHRAFFSGLRAIVVDEVHAFAGDDRGWHLLAVLERLERVVKRPVQRIGLSATVGNPQQLLSWLQGSSAGKRTAHVIAPHLRDESPVLPPPGDVQLDYVGSLANAATVIAALHHGEKRLVFCESRRQVEELGASLRAKGVATFLSHASLSTDERRRAEEAFAEARDCVIVSTSTLELGIDVGDLDRVIQIDAPGTVASFLQRLGRTGRRPGSMRNCLFLALDEAGLLAAAALLLLWSRGWVEPVVAPPEPRHIVAQQILALCLQEHRVGDQLWREWWGGIGPFGPAAEPIVRHLLDEGYLDRDGGMLFIGPEAERRFGYRHFMDLTAVFTAAPEFTVLSGRTEIGTTDPVLLTQEVAGPRRLLLAGRSWQVTYIDWSRRRCFVEPVEGGGRARWGGFGLFRTASYELTQAAREVLLGVIPPVELTRRAAGALAQIREAGAEVVHSDGTVIVRGGRDTNVRWWTWAGYRANATLAATLSGIADPLQRPTDAYLRLREDLTAEEWSKAKSAAGEQLCLPAVDERALTGLKFSVALPQRLAEATLAARLADLEGATAALTAPVRFTSEP; encoded by the coding sequence GTGACGGTGCCCGGGGCCCCGGATCCGCTTGATCGACTGCACCCCGGCCTGATCCACCACATCGTCAACTCTCTGGGCTGGCAGGGCCTGCGTCCGCTCCAGGAAGAGTCGATCACGCCTTTGCTCGACGGCTCGGACGCCGTGTTGCTCGCCCCTACCGCGGGCGGGAAGACCGAGGCCGCCGCCTTCCCACTGCTGTCGAGGATGGCGCAGGAGAACTGGACTGGCACTTCGGTGCTGTACGTGTGCCCGCTCAAGGCACTGCTCAACAACCTGCTTCCGCGGCTTGAGACATACACCTCCTGGCTGGGGCGCACAGCCGCGCTCTGGCACGGCGACGTCGGCCAGTCCCGCCGCAAACTGATCCTGCGGGAGCGCCCCGATGTGCTGCTGACCACTCCGGAATCTCTGGAGGCGATGCTAGTCAGCGTGAATGTCGACCACCGGGCTTTCTTCTCGGGGCTGCGCGCCATCGTGGTGGACGAGGTGCACGCATTCGCCGGCGACGACCGGGGCTGGCATCTGCTGGCGGTGCTGGAACGGTTGGAACGCGTGGTCAAGCGGCCGGTACAGCGGATCGGACTCTCCGCGACGGTGGGAAATCCACAGCAGTTGCTGAGCTGGTTGCAGGGGTCGAGCGCCGGAAAGCGCACGGCACATGTCATTGCCCCGCACCTGCGGGACGAGTCACCGGTCCTGCCACCGCCAGGGGATGTACAGCTCGATTACGTGGGCTCACTGGCCAATGCGGCAACGGTGATCGCAGCCCTCCACCACGGTGAAAAACGGCTGGTCTTCTGCGAGTCGCGCAGACAGGTCGAGGAACTCGGCGCGAGTCTGCGCGCCAAGGGCGTGGCCACCTTCCTCTCCCACGCGTCGTTGTCCACCGACGAGCGGCGCCGGGCCGAGGAAGCTTTCGCCGAGGCGCGCGACTGCGTGATCGTGTCCACCAGCACACTCGAACTGGGCATCGACGTCGGCGACTTGGACCGAGTCATCCAGATCGACGCGCCCGGTACGGTCGCCTCGTTCTTGCAGCGCCTGGGCCGAACCGGCCGACGACCCGGCTCGATGCGCAACTGCCTGTTCCTGGCCCTCGACGAAGCCGGCCTGCTTGCAGCGGCGGCGCTTCTGCTCCTGTGGTCACGCGGTTGGGTGGAGCCGGTCGTGGCGCCTCCGGAGCCGCGGCACATCGTCGCTCAGCAAATCCTCGCACTCTGTCTCCAGGAGCACCGGGTCGGCGACCAGCTGTGGCGGGAGTGGTGGGGCGGAATCGGCCCCTTCGGTCCCGCTGCCGAGCCGATCGTGCGCCATCTGCTGGACGAGGGCTACCTGGACCGGGACGGCGGCATGCTGTTCATCGGTCCTGAGGCAGAACGCCGCTTCGGCTACCGGCACTTCATGGATCTCACCGCCGTGTTCACCGCGGCGCCGGAGTTCACAGTGCTGTCGGGCCGGACCGAGATCGGCACAACGGACCCTGTCCTGCTGACCCAGGAAGTCGCCGGCCCTCGACGGCTGTTGCTCGCAGGACGCAGCTGGCAGGTGACCTACATCGACTGGTCACGGCGCCGCTGCTTCGTCGAGCCCGTGGAGGGAGGCGGCAGAGCCCGTTGGGGTGGGTTCGGCCTTTTCCGCACCGCTTCGTACGAGCTCACGCAAGCAGCGCGAGAAGTTCTGCTCGGCGTGATTCCTCCTGTGGAACTCACCCGGCGTGCCGCGGGTGCCCTCGCCCAGATCCGGGAGGCCGGCGCCGAAGTAGTGCACTCCGACGGCACGGTGATCGTGCGGGGCGGGCGCGACACGAATGTGCGTTGGTGGACCTGGGCCGGCTACCGAGCCAATGCCACCCTTGCCGCCACACTCTCCGGCATCGCTGATCCTCTACAGCGCCCCACCGACGCATACCTCCGGCTGCGCGAGGACCTGACCGCGGAGGAGTGGAGCAAAGCCAAGTCTGCGGCTGGTGAACAGCTGTGCCTCCCAGCAGTCGACGAACGCGCACTGACCGGCCTCAAGTTCAGTGTCGCTCTGCCCCAACGGCTCGCGGAGGCCACACTCGCCGCCCGTCTCGCGGACCTTGAAGGTGCGACGGCCGCACTGACAGCGCCCGTACGCTTCACTTCCGAGCCATGA
- the brxD gene encoding BREX system ATP-binding protein BrxD: protein MSTDRPDRAPLVSPARRRDVIDALRRGAVPERGLDLLATGLDRFETALDSELNAVKSGASVFKAVRGEYGSGKTFFARWLGERAKRLNFAVAEVQISETETPLHKLETVYRRLTERLATSGFPPSALRPVVDSWFYTLEEDALADGAAEEDLSTRVEQLMTTRLTEVSRHAPSFATALRGYRAALTSGDEATASAVMAWLGGQPHVAASARRAAGVRGDLDHFGALGFLQGLLTVLRDSGHVGLVLVLDEVETLQRVRSDARDKALNALRQLIDEVHSGRFPGLYLLITGTPAFFDGQQGVQRLAPLAQRLATDFTTDPRFDNPRAVQLRLSGFTLDSLVSLGITIRDIYAEGASSPERVKAVVDEAYIADLAKAVGGALGGKAGVAPRLFLKKLVGDVLDRVDQFNDFDPRSHYALTLNSGELNEIERNAAASPDDIELELP from the coding sequence GTGAGCACAGACCGCCCAGATCGAGCCCCCCTCGTCAGTCCCGCCCGGCGCCGCGACGTGATCGACGCTCTGCGACGAGGGGCTGTCCCCGAGCGCGGGCTGGACCTGCTGGCCACGGGCCTGGACCGCTTCGAGACCGCACTGGACTCCGAGCTGAACGCGGTGAAGTCGGGGGCTTCCGTCTTCAAGGCGGTGCGTGGCGAGTACGGATCCGGCAAGACCTTCTTCGCGCGGTGGCTGGGCGAGCGCGCCAAACGGCTCAACTTCGCCGTCGCCGAGGTCCAGATCTCGGAGACCGAGACACCTCTGCACAAGCTGGAGACCGTCTACCGTCGCCTCACCGAACGACTGGCCACCTCCGGATTCCCGCCGAGCGCGCTGCGACCCGTCGTGGACTCGTGGTTCTACACCCTGGAGGAGGACGCACTCGCCGACGGTGCCGCGGAAGAGGACCTCTCCACCAGGGTCGAACAGCTGATGACGACTCGACTCACCGAAGTGTCCCGGCACGCGCCCTCGTTCGCGACCGCGCTCCGCGGCTACCGCGCCGCCCTCACCTCAGGCGACGAAGCCACCGCCTCAGCCGTCATGGCCTGGCTGGGAGGACAGCCACACGTCGCCGCCTCCGCACGCAGGGCTGCCGGCGTCCGCGGTGACCTCGACCACTTCGGCGCCCTGGGCTTTCTGCAGGGGCTGCTCACCGTGCTGCGCGACTCGGGCCATGTGGGCCTCGTCCTCGTACTGGACGAAGTGGAAACACTGCAGCGAGTCCGCTCCGACGCACGCGACAAAGCGCTCAACGCCCTGCGGCAGCTCATCGACGAGGTGCACTCCGGACGTTTCCCGGGTCTGTATCTGCTGATCACCGGGACCCCTGCGTTCTTCGACGGCCAGCAGGGCGTGCAACGCCTCGCTCCGCTCGCTCAGCGGCTGGCCACCGACTTCACGACCGACCCCCGGTTCGACAATCCCCGCGCTGTGCAGTTGCGGCTGTCGGGCTTCACACTGGACTCCCTCGTGAGCCTGGGTATCACCATCCGCGATATCTACGCGGAGGGCGCCTCGTCACCCGAGCGCGTCAAGGCTGTTGTGGACGAGGCGTACATCGCCGATCTGGCCAAAGCCGTCGGCGGGGCACTCGGCGGAAAGGCAGGGGTGGCACCACGGCTGTTCCTGAAGAAACTTGTCGGTGACGTCCTCGATCGCGTCGACCAGTTCAATGACTTCGATCCCCGTAGTCACTACGCGCTGACCCTGAACTCGGGAGAGCTGAACGAGATCGAGCGCAACGCGGCAGCAAGCCCCGACGACATCGAGCTGGAGCTGCCGTGA
- a CDS encoding DUF262 domain-containing protein, producing the protein MALDSPKLKDVLKDVASGVLQLPDFQREWKWDDERIRALIATVTMDYPLGVVMTLETGGTSPFRARTLKGAEDADGRGPDLLLLDGQQRLTSLFQALHREHPVETVDARNKNLRRWYYIDIAKAVGSPADRDDAVVSVPEERILKSNFARRVVLDLSTTELECAAGYFPLHLVFDIQRMNAWHKAFVKLDEANWDLWSQFEELVLNNVQSFQVPMIKLAASTTMDAVCAVFERVNTGGVPLNVFELLTATYAGNQQHIVETGEYYRLPEEWQRIKTGLASAYPVLGRLEAGLEDGLISSDFLQAVALVRTWERKRDRPGAAVSCKRRDLLELPLADFQRLAPRVEQAFAWVGAFLEQQCIVRASDLPYRTQLVPLAAVRAILGEEAGGPGDDERIAHWYWCGVLGEMYGGSTESRFTRDVEQLIGWIKGEEGVIPDTVAEAAFLSDRLDTLTTRNSAAYKGIYALLVKQGAVDWYFTEAPLNPARLVEHNVEVRQIFPKAWIAKNSSSHAAHASSIVNKTPLSLRASRSMTGAPSSYLKPLILESGMRPEWFDDVITTHLIDPSALHDGDFDRFYENRAKQLLELVRSAMGKRTVFRTAEGW; encoded by the coding sequence GTGGCGCTCGACAGTCCAAAGCTCAAAGATGTCCTCAAGGACGTTGCGTCCGGGGTGCTGCAGCTTCCGGATTTCCAACGCGAGTGGAAATGGGACGACGAGCGGATCAGAGCGCTCATCGCAACCGTGACGATGGACTATCCGCTCGGTGTGGTGATGACGCTCGAGACGGGTGGAACGTCCCCGTTCAGGGCCCGCACGCTGAAGGGTGCGGAGGACGCGGACGGCAGGGGCCCCGACCTTCTCCTTCTGGACGGTCAGCAGCGGCTGACATCACTGTTCCAGGCGCTGCACCGGGAACATCCGGTGGAAACGGTCGATGCCCGGAACAAGAACCTCCGACGCTGGTACTACATCGACATCGCCAAGGCGGTCGGATCGCCCGCGGACCGTGACGACGCGGTTGTCTCCGTGCCCGAGGAGCGGATCCTCAAGTCCAACTTCGCGCGCCGGGTCGTTCTCGACCTCAGTACGACGGAACTCGAGTGTGCCGCAGGGTATTTCCCGCTCCATCTCGTGTTCGACATCCAGCGGATGAACGCCTGGCACAAGGCGTTCGTGAAGCTCGACGAGGCCAACTGGGACCTCTGGTCGCAGTTCGAAGAACTCGTTCTGAACAACGTGCAGTCGTTCCAGGTCCCGATGATCAAACTCGCGGCCTCCACCACCATGGACGCGGTGTGCGCCGTGTTCGAGCGGGTGAACACCGGCGGGGTCCCGCTGAACGTCTTCGAGCTGTTGACCGCCACGTACGCGGGCAATCAACAGCACATCGTGGAGACAGGTGAGTACTACCGGCTTCCCGAGGAGTGGCAGCGGATCAAGACGGGCCTGGCATCGGCCTACCCCGTCCTGGGCCGTCTGGAGGCCGGCCTGGAGGACGGGCTGATCAGCAGTGACTTCCTGCAGGCCGTGGCTCTGGTCCGCACCTGGGAACGCAAGCGGGACCGTCCTGGGGCCGCGGTGTCCTGTAAGCGACGTGACCTGTTGGAACTGCCGCTCGCCGACTTCCAGCGGCTGGCGCCGCGCGTGGAGCAGGCATTCGCCTGGGTGGGGGCGTTCCTGGAGCAGCAGTGCATCGTCCGTGCGTCCGACCTGCCCTATCGCACACAGCTTGTACCGCTGGCAGCCGTACGGGCCATTCTCGGTGAGGAGGCGGGTGGTCCGGGTGACGACGAGCGGATCGCTCACTGGTACTGGTGCGGTGTGCTGGGCGAGATGTACGGCGGGTCGACGGAGAGCCGGTTCACCCGTGATGTGGAGCAGTTGATCGGCTGGATCAAGGGTGAGGAGGGGGTCATTCCCGACACGGTCGCGGAGGCGGCCTTCCTCTCCGACCGGCTCGACACGCTGACGACCCGCAACAGCGCGGCATACAAGGGGATCTACGCGCTGCTGGTCAAGCAGGGTGCGGTGGACTGGTACTTCACCGAGGCTCCGCTCAATCCGGCCCGGCTCGTCGAGCACAATGTGGAGGTCCGGCAGATCTTCCCCAAGGCGTGGATCGCCAAGAACAGTTCGAGCCACGCCGCGCACGCGAGCTCGATCGTCAACAAGACCCCTCTGTCTCTCCGGGCGAGCCGCAGCATGACAGGGGCTCCCTCCTCCTATCTCAAACCGCTCATCCTCGAGTCGGGTATGCGCCCTGAGTGGTTCGACGACGTCATCACCACTCACCTCATCGACCCGTCCGCCCTGCACGACGGCGACTTCGACCGCTTCTACGAGAACCGTGCCAAGCAGCTGCTCGAACTGGTGCGGTCCGCCATGGGCAAGCGCACCGTGTTCCGCACCGCTGAAGGCTGGTGA
- a CDS encoding CBS domain-containing protein — MPTEEQLLGLKGTMLPVPDLLALFGTRVRNDQTVLDISQALKTVGLSTVPYFATCNRRAKIHVVALASVVEETGSEIEGVDADESEDGYGLSQGALPQRSFRIGDIPGALHGVESVTPDDQLTTATYIMRTKNYSQLPVLDGHYTLRGVVTWSSVARMYETGADPILANAMAEHWSVAEAHQDFFSLLPMVSEHGYLLVRDSSGKFRGIVTAADVTQRFGATAWPFFAVGDIEFRLRKCLGTKLGPEAILAVQPDYKQTGQITDLMFGDYVKLLDGNPRSAKQREQQRAARADQNWLDLGWPGVDRVQFVHQLDRVRQIRNKIAHFDPDPLSQQLTDELRQFVGLLRQLT, encoded by the coding sequence ATGCCAACCGAGGAGCAGCTTCTCGGCCTGAAGGGCACCATGCTTCCCGTGCCCGATCTCCTCGCGCTTTTCGGCACACGCGTGCGCAACGACCAGACGGTGCTGGACATCTCTCAAGCGCTCAAGACCGTAGGTCTCTCGACGGTTCCGTACTTCGCCACCTGCAACCGCCGAGCGAAGATTCACGTCGTGGCGCTGGCTTCCGTCGTCGAGGAGACCGGGAGTGAGATCGAAGGCGTCGACGCGGACGAGAGCGAAGACGGGTATGGCCTGTCGCAGGGAGCTCTGCCCCAGCGTTCGTTCCGAATCGGCGACATCCCGGGCGCCCTCCACGGCGTCGAATCCGTCACTCCTGACGATCAGTTGACGACGGCGACCTACATCATGCGCACCAAGAACTACTCCCAGCTCCCGGTCCTCGACGGGCACTACACCCTGCGCGGAGTAGTCACGTGGAGTTCGGTGGCCAGGATGTACGAGACCGGTGCCGACCCGATTCTGGCGAACGCCATGGCGGAGCACTGGTCGGTCGCCGAGGCGCACCAGGACTTCTTCTCACTGCTCCCGATGGTCAGCGAACACGGCTATCTCCTCGTACGGGACAGCAGCGGAAAGTTTCGCGGGATCGTGACGGCCGCGGACGTCACCCAGCGCTTCGGCGCGACGGCGTGGCCCTTCTTCGCGGTGGGAGACATTGAGTTCCGCCTGCGCAAGTGCCTCGGTACGAAGCTCGGTCCGGAAGCCATCCTGGCCGTTCAGCCGGATTACAAGCAGACCGGCCAGATCACGGACCTGATGTTCGGCGACTACGTGAAGTTGCTCGACGGGAATCCGAGGAGCGCCAAGCAGAGGGAACAACAGCGCGCGGCCCGAGCGGACCAGAACTGGCTGGACCTCGGCTGGCCGGGAGTGGATCGTGTTCAGTTCGTGCATCAGCTCGACCGGGTGCGCCAGATCCGCAACAAGATCGCGCACTTCGACCCTGATCCGCTGTCGCAGCAACTGACCGACGAACTACGCCAGTTCGTCGGTCTGTTGCGGCAGCTCACCTGA
- the pglZ gene encoding BREX-2 system phosphatase PglZ yields MNTATTASATAATATTSAVRLNTATIIQYLASQSGLSGGKRRAVLLRAAPSWDGPAELARGEQGQALIAVAPSPLAVYELVLGHLAPAATGPEVLVVLTDREEAELGPDLLAKVHKQRVNTVDIWDVVREAFGAIDTDRRLFDENWAAEALLDATPPGRWPQLAGGLLSRSKALSALTLRRLGIGRYDPDRDSGDLAASAGDDVLDVPTLLRWSLAPGGPGRYLALRAPERAGLARFLAEKDQAGPTGRALLALVDAEHGPDAVAFGLLCAALWGHADAAADPEVYRARGRAERWFGEELPARGEALDTHAAAFGRSCEEFVSGLLLSGRSELDESAATARRLTGFVLDRAAAHARQFGAEQAARTSPLLAAGLEERFAAVGRALLGDDPALTAQSVKSLSHHRLAPEGHAHTRIERARMAQRLSQWLATGPVAESANVAAGVARHATETGWVDMALEHIEAGGDPDPTLKAAYDSICASVRARRRDIDRHFARSLAAWTTDENDRGAMLTVETFLPDIVAPVVKAGERRVLLLVLDGMSAAIAAELGEKLREHWAEYDPLPKAKDAPQRRAMAALLPTVTAVSRTSLFAARPMTGTQADEKKLFPAHPFWGGQDVAVFHKDDLRGESGGDPFGPELHEALAGDRTHVAVVLNTIDDRLGKEQKLGDGAWRLSDIGGLPELLRFAATQGRAVFLTSDHGHIVDRRGTRVEADGVQSARHRLPGGTLSETEVVLSGRRVLAPDPGSSVVALWDADSRYTSQKAGYHGGVALSEFSIPVLAFLPFGAEPPKGWRELGSQQPSWWSLTPHSPEQPQQPPKPVALAVPPKKSARRAKEEAELAKSHDSLFEVAPAPSTEGALLSAELVSPDDTLVSGLLSSEVFETQVKLLARKPDLARVERAVHALLDARGTLPMTALAQRIGLSSAQRPDGFAAVLRQLLNHDGVQVLETLPDGRTLRLNTGLLRDQFGLR; encoded by the coding sequence GTGAATACGGCAACCACGGCGTCCGCGACGGCCGCTACGGCGACCACGAGCGCGGTGCGTCTCAACACCGCCACCATCATCCAGTACCTGGCCTCGCAGTCCGGCCTGTCGGGAGGCAAGCGGCGGGCCGTCCTGCTGCGCGCCGCGCCTTCCTGGGACGGCCCCGCCGAGCTGGCCCGGGGCGAGCAGGGGCAAGCGCTGATCGCGGTCGCCCCCTCGCCGCTCGCCGTGTACGAACTGGTGCTGGGCCACCTCGCGCCCGCGGCCACCGGGCCCGAGGTGCTGGTGGTGCTGACCGACCGTGAGGAGGCGGAGCTCGGTCCCGACCTGCTGGCCAAGGTGCACAAGCAGCGGGTCAACACCGTCGACATCTGGGACGTCGTACGCGAGGCGTTCGGCGCGATCGACACCGACCGTCGGCTGTTCGACGAGAACTGGGCCGCGGAGGCGCTCCTCGACGCCACGCCGCCGGGCCGCTGGCCGCAGCTGGCAGGCGGACTGCTGTCCCGGAGCAAGGCGCTCTCCGCCCTGACGCTGCGGCGGCTCGGCATCGGACGGTACGACCCCGACCGTGACTCGGGAGACCTGGCAGCGTCGGCAGGCGACGACGTGCTCGACGTACCCACCCTGTTGCGCTGGTCCCTCGCCCCCGGCGGGCCCGGCCGCTACCTCGCGCTGCGGGCACCCGAGCGAGCGGGGCTCGCCCGGTTCCTCGCCGAGAAGGACCAGGCCGGCCCCACCGGACGGGCGCTGCTCGCCCTGGTCGACGCCGAACACGGGCCGGACGCCGTGGCGTTCGGTCTGCTCTGTGCCGCGCTTTGGGGCCATGCCGACGCGGCGGCCGACCCCGAGGTCTATCGCGCACGCGGGCGGGCCGAGCGCTGGTTCGGCGAGGAGCTGCCCGCGCGGGGCGAAGCCCTGGACACCCACGCGGCGGCCTTCGGCCGATCCTGCGAGGAGTTCGTGTCGGGGCTGCTGCTGAGCGGCCGTTCCGAACTCGACGAGTCCGCGGCGACCGCGCGTCGGCTCACCGGTTTCGTACTCGACCGTGCGGCCGCCCATGCCCGACAGTTCGGCGCGGAACAAGCCGCCCGGACAAGTCCGTTGCTGGCAGCGGGCCTTGAGGAACGGTTCGCCGCCGTCGGCCGGGCGCTGCTGGGCGACGACCCGGCGCTGACCGCGCAGTCGGTGAAGTCGCTCAGCCACCACCGGCTCGCCCCGGAAGGCCACGCGCACACGCGTATCGAGCGAGCCCGCATGGCCCAGCGGCTCTCGCAGTGGCTCGCGACAGGACCGGTGGCCGAGAGCGCGAACGTGGCGGCCGGAGTCGCACGGCATGCCACCGAGACCGGCTGGGTGGACATGGCGCTGGAGCACATCGAGGCAGGAGGCGACCCCGATCCCACGCTGAAGGCCGCCTACGACAGCATCTGCGCCTCGGTGCGGGCCCGCCGTCGCGACATCGACCGGCATTTCGCCCGCTCCCTCGCCGCCTGGACGACCGACGAGAACGACCGTGGAGCGATGCTGACGGTGGAGACCTTCCTCCCCGACATCGTCGCCCCGGTCGTGAAGGCCGGGGAGCGCCGCGTTCTGCTCCTCGTCCTCGACGGGATGAGCGCGGCGATCGCCGCCGAGCTGGGCGAGAAGCTGCGCGAGCACTGGGCCGAGTACGACCCGCTGCCGAAGGCGAAGGACGCCCCGCAGCGTCGGGCGATGGCCGCGTTGCTGCCCACCGTCACAGCCGTGTCGCGTACCTCTCTGTTCGCCGCCCGTCCGATGACGGGCACACAGGCCGACGAGAAGAAGCTGTTCCCCGCGCACCCCTTCTGGGGCGGGCAGGATGTCGCGGTCTTCCACAAGGACGACCTGCGTGGAGAGAGCGGCGGCGACCCGTTCGGACCCGAGCTGCACGAGGCACTCGCCGGCGACCGCACGCATGTCGCCGTGGTCCTCAACACCATTGACGACCGGCTCGGCAAGGAACAGAAACTCGGAGACGGCGCCTGGCGGCTCTCCGACATCGGGGGGCTGCCGGAACTGCTGCGGTTCGCCGCGACCCAGGGCCGGGCCGTCTTCCTCACCAGCGACCACGGACACATCGTCGACCGGCGCGGCACCAGAGTCGAGGCCGACGGCGTGCAATCCGCCCGGCACCGGTTGCCGGGAGGCACGCTCTCAGAGACGGAGGTCGTGCTCTCCGGCCGACGGGTGCTCGCTCCCGATCCGGGCAGTTCCGTCGTCGCCCTGTGGGACGCCGACTCGCGTTACACCTCCCAGAAGGCGGGCTACCACGGCGGCGTCGCCCTCTCCGAGTTCAGCATCCCGGTGCTGGCTTTCCTGCCCTTCGGCGCGGAACCGCCGAAGGGCTGGCGCGAGTTGGGCAGTCAGCAGCCCAGTTGGTGGTCGCTGACCCCGCACTCCCCCGAGCAGCCGCAGCAGCCGCCAAAGCCCGTGGCCCTCGCGGTGCCACCGAAGAAGTCCGCCCGGCGGGCCAAGGAAGAGGCCGAACTCGCCAAGAGCCACGATTCGCTCTTCGAGGTCGCGCCGGCTCCCTCCACCGAGGGTGCGCTGCTCTCGGCGGAACTGGTCTCACCGGACGACACGTTGGTCAGCGGCCTGCTGTCCTCCGAGGTCTTCGAGACCCAGGTGAAGCTGCTCGCCCGGAAGCCGGACCTGGCTCGGGTGGAGAGAGCCGTGCACGCCCTCCTCGACGCGCGCGGCACCCTGCCGATGACTGCCCTGGCTCAGCGCATCGGCCTGTCGTCCGCCCAGCGCCCCGACGGATTCGCGGCCGTCCTTCGGCAGTTGCTCAACCACGACGGCGTGCAGGTGCTGGAGACTCTGCCCGACGGTCGCACCCTGCGGCTGAACACCGGATTGCTGCGTGACCAGTTCGGGCTGAGGTGA